A region from the Takifugu rubripes chromosome 22, fTakRub1.2, whole genome shotgun sequence genome encodes:
- the LOC115248057 gene encoding eukaryotic translation initiation factor 4 gamma 1-like isoform X2 — translation MNKPPQPITGPSSVPNPAPSPGLTQTAYGPGQPTSLVFATPPPPQMSSAPQPRQNYYQNRPAMPSAAPRVQTSNGPRPVGPAHVYPSSSQMMMISQQQLSFAGSPQGYFLPGQYRAPFMPPTQQYPVTSGTASFYPGTSPAEYPPYAGAYYPAQPQYSPSVQPAPVMISPAQQQQQAPPPQQPPAQPQGPPKRERKPIRIRDPNQGGRDITEEIMSGGRSATTPTPPQAAASDVSPAHINGESTHPVTMATRRDEAVEHHVGAENPPPPPTENPEDLLEANQDAEPPHAPPPELAAHPLADAAEVPPPLMKDEQATPSLPPPTAAATPPPEAESQVEAKVSDTVDAPVVPSESLAKKEAPVKMEELDSSSDEKTPEKDESRLEEVKKVEEDVVPSKVGVAVEDAALVNPVNVAKEETTAEQPEAQQPEAQQPEAQQPEAQQPEAQQPEAQQPEAQQPEAQQPEAQQLAAQVPVQQVPVQQVPVQQVPVQQAAQQPAAQQPAAQQPAAQPSELPPSEHEPAAPQNQSATLSPELEPEPTLVEAPELPLANGLPRDTEELPELSFSDTTPLEKPDAHSQEPAPVAQTATQEEAVKEEDGLKPSRDDPPAAVCPPTEEPTTMQPATSVPKKRKNMKELNKKEAIGDLLDAFTEEQIKPAAEALSTQASPVLDAQEESSPSEAADETWEEKEDKHSGESDGPKPAPDPAGQKHQSKEEEKSNDQDDKKRYNRDFLLGRQFLGVSMHRPEGLPSISDVVLDKVNKTPLRPADPARLMNVGPDFTPSYLGNLGSRSVGGPRGPPPGPRRSQQGQRKEPRKIISSMSLNDDVQLSKAENAWKPSSKKSARSRAAEDAEEDGLEQSRTHEVLKQLRSILNKLTPQKFQALIQQVKELKIDTEDRLKGAIDLIFEKAILEPNFSVAYANMCRCLIGLRVNTEKPGATVNFRKLLLNRCQKEFERDQDDDEIFERKQKELDAAKAGDERDRLKAELDEAKDQARRRSLGNIKFIGELFKLKMLTEAIMHDCVVKLLKNHDEESLECLCRLLSTIGKDLDFEKAKPRMDQYFNQMDKIIKERKTSSRIRFMLQDVLDLRKNNWVPRRADQGPKTIDQIHKEAEMEEQREQIKVQQQLLSKKDGGGRMGGGMGGRGPHAQGGGRTSQPQDEGWNTVPISKNRPIDATRFSKITKPGAVDVNNQLLAPGGKGTWGSWGKGSSGGSGAKPASGEQDSNRPATSTLNRFSALQQSGSLLSSADSDRRAPPHRSSSSRERDRVDRDRFDRFDRNEGRQGRDDRGSQTRLTKRSFSRESQDRGSRGRDSRDANEPVRRVASMTDSRDRGSRDRGSRDRGSADRRPGKELAVKGENAPTPPPPKPAMTEEEVEKKAKAIIEEYLHINDSKEALQCVTELNSASQLFVFVRCGVESTLERSTLAREHMGRLLHNLVKDGILATQQYYRGLEETLEAAEDIAIDIPHIWLYLAELITPMLHEGGIPMGQLFREISKPLVPLGKAAVLLVKILKLLCKGMTPKKVGAMWVGAGLNWNDFLPEDQDMNKFVTEQEVEFTLGEETESAEVGKKVLSGAELSKELDQLLEDDASNQRITDWVEANLDEAQVASNQFIRALMTCVCQSAIVCVNTYKVNAQQINKRAALLQKHLCDEQKELQALFALQALMVHMEQPANLLRMFFDALYDEDVIKEEAFYKWESSKDPAEQTGKGVALKSVTAFFTWLREAEDESDKE, via the exons ATGAATAAACCACCACAGCCTATAACAGGACCTTCCTCTGTCCCTAACCCTGCCCCGTCCCCAGGACTGACGCAG ACAGCCTACGGTCCTGGCCAACCCACTTCTCTAGTTTTTGCCaccccaccacctccacagaTGAGCTCGGCACCACAGCCACGACAG AATTACTACCAGAACCGACCAGCGATGCCCAGCGCTGCTCCGAGGGTCCAAACCAGTAATGGCCCGCGGCCTGTTGGTCCCGCCCACGTCTACCCCTCCAGCTcccagatgatgatgatctcccagcagcagctgtctttTGCTGGATCTCCTCAGGGCTACTTCCTCCCTGGGCAG TACCGGGCCCCCTTTATGCCCCCGACTCAGCAGTATCCTGTGACCAGCGGCACCGCCAGCTTCTATCCAGGAACCAGCCCTGCGGAATACCCTCCCTATG CCGGAGCGTACTACCCCGCACAGCCGCAGTACTCTCCGTCTGTCCAGCCGGCGCCGGTCATGATCAGCCCCgcccagcaacagcaacaagcCCCGCCTCCCCAGCAACCACCAGCACAGCCACAGGGCCCCCCAAAGAGGGAGCGCAAACCG ATAAGAATACGAGACCCCAACCAGGGGGGGCGTGACATTACCGAGGAGATCATGTCGGGTGGGAGGTCCGCGACCACACCCACTCCTCCACAG GCCGCTGCCTCAGATGTAAGTCCTGCACACATCAATGGGGAAAGTACACATCCTGTTACTATGGCGACAAGAAGAG ATGAAGCTGTGGAGCATCACGTCGGTGCTgaaaacccaccacctccacccacagAAAACCCAGAAGATCTGCTGGAGGCCAATCAGGACGCAGAGCCTCCACATGCGCCGCCTCCCGAGTTGGCTGCCCATCCTTTAGCAGATGCTGCTGAGGTGCCTCCTCCGTTGATGAAGGATGAGCAGGCCacgccctccctccccccacccacagCCGCTGctacacctcctcctgaggCGGAGAGCCAAGTGGAGGCTAAAGTTAGTGACACTGTCGACGCTCCCGTTGTCCCTTCTGAATCACTAGCAAAGAAAGAAGCGCCCGTTAAAATGGAAGAGCTCGATTCCAGCTCTGATGAGAAGACACCAGAAAAGGATGAAAGCAGActggaggaagtgaagaaagtggaggaggacgtggtcCCTTCAAAGGTAGGAGTGGCTGTGGAGGATGCAGCGCTGGTTAACCCCGTTAACGTGGCAAAGGAAGAGACCACTGCTGAGCAGCCAGAAGCCCAGCAGCCAGAAGCCCAGCAGCCAGAAGCCCAGCAGCCAGAAGCCCAGCAGCCAGAAGCCCAGCAGCCAGAAGCCCAGCAGCCAGAGGCCCAGCAGCCAGAGGCCCAGCAGCCAGAGGCCCAGCAGCTGGCGGCCCAGGTTCCTGTTCAGCAGGTTCCTGTTCAGCAGGTTCCTGTTCAGCAGGTTCCTGTTCAGCAGGCGGCCCAGCAGCCGGCGGCCCAGCAGCCGGCGGCCCAGCAGCCGGCGGCCCAGCCCTCCGAGCTCCCACCCTCGGAACAtgaacctgctgctccacagaaCCAGAGCGCCACCCTCAGCCCCGAACTTGAACCTGAACCCACATTGGTTGAAGCCCCAGAGCTGCCCCTTGCCAACGGCCTCCCCAGGGACACCGAGGAACTCCCTGAGTTGTCGTTTTCAGACACTACACCTCTGGAGAAGCCTGACGCTCACTCTCAGGAACCTGCACCTGTGGCTCAAACAGCAACTCAGGAGGAGGCGGTGAAGGAGGAAGACGGCCTGAAGCCGAGTAGGGACGACCCTCCAGCCGCTGTTTGCCCCCCAACAGAAGAACCTACTACTATGCAAC CTGCTACGTCTGTgccaaagaagaggaaaaacatgaaggAGCTGAACAAGAAGGAGGCCATTGGAGACCTCCTGGATGCCTTCACAGAG GAGCAGATCAAACCTGCTGCTGAAGCGTTATCCACTCAGGCCAGCCCCGTCCTTGATGCTCAGGAGGAATCATCTCCCTCGGAGGCTGCAGATGAGACctgggaagagaaggaagacaaacacagtgGTGAATCTGATGGGCCTAAACCTGCCCCTGACCCAGCTGGGCAGAAACACCAGTCCAAAGAAG AAGAAAAGTCAAATGACCAAGACGACAAGAAGCGCTACAACAGGGACTTCCTCCTGGGGCGCCAGTTTCTCGGGGTCAGTATGCACAGACCCGAAGGCCTGCCGTCCATCAGCGACGTGGTCCTGGACAAG GTGAACAAGACTCCGCTGCGTCCCGCTGACCCGGCAAGACTGATGAACGTTGGGCCGGATTTTACGCCCTCGTACTTGGGGAACCTCGGGAGCCGATCAGTGGGAGGACCTCGAGGGCCA CCACCGGGGCCGCGGCGCTCTCAGCAAGGTCAGAGGAAAGAGCCGAGGAAAATCATCAGCAGCATGTCCCTGAATGATGACGTGCAACTCAGCAAAGCAGAGAACGCCTGGAAACCCTCCAGCAAGAAGTCGGCACGCAGCCGTGCTGCTGAAGACGCCGAGGAGGATGGCCTGGAACAGTCCAGGACCCACGAGGTGCTGAAGCAGCTTCGTAGTATCCTCAACAAACTGACACCTCAGAAGTTCCAGGCGCTGATACAGCAGGTGAAAGAGCTGAAGATCGACACGGAGGACAGGCTGAAGGGAGCCATTGACCTCATCTTTGAGAAGGCCATTTTGGAGCCCAACTTCTCCGTGGCGTATGCCAACATGTGCCGCTGCCTTATTGGA TTGAGAGTGAACACAGAGAAGCCCGGAGCTACTGTGAACTTCCGCAAACTGCTACTTAACCGCTGCCAGAAAGAGTTTGAGAGGGACCAAGATGATGACGAGATCTTTGAGAGAAAGCAGAAAGAGTTGGATGCTGCCAAAGCT GGAGATGAACGGGATCGGTTGAAGGCGGAGCTGGACGAGGCCAAAGACCAGGCGCGCCGTCGCTCGCTCGGCAACATCAAGTTCATAGGCGAACTTTTCAAGCTGAAGATGTTGACGGAGGCCATTATGCACGACTGTGTGGTAAAACTACTGAAGAACCATGACGAAGAGTCTCTGGAGTGCCTCTGCAGGCTGCTCTCCACCATTGGCAAAGATCTAGACTTTGAGAAGGCCAAG CCTCGGATGGATCAATACTTTAATCAGATGGACAAAATCATCAAAGAGAGAAAGACTTCTTCCAGAATCCGCTTCATGCTACAAGATGTGTTGGACCTCAGGAAG AATAACTGGGTGCCTCGACGAGCAGACCAAGGTCCCAAAACCATCGACCAGATTCACAAGGAGGCTGaaatggaggagcagagggagcaaaTCAAAgtccaacagcagctcctgtCCAAGAAGGACGGAGGAGGCAGGATGGGAGGGGGCATGGGAGGCCGGGGTCCTCATGCACAAGGAGGGGGCAGGACCAGCCAGCCTCAGGATGAAGGATGGAACACAGTGCCTATCTCCAAGAACAGACCTATTGATGCCACACGCTTTAGTAAAATCACCAAG CCGGGCGCCGTAGATGTCAACAATCAACTCTTGGCACCGGGGGGCAAAGGCACCTGGGGTAGCTGGGGCAAAGGCAGCAGCGGAGGAAGTGGAGCGAAGCCAGCAAGTGGTGAACAAG ATTCCAATCGGCCGGCGACCAGCACCCTGAACCGCTTCTCTGCTCTGCAACAATCGGGTTCGTTGTTATCGTCAGCCGACTCTGATCGGCgagctcctcctcacag ATCCAGCTCCAGCCGTGAGCGGGACCGAGTTGACAGGGATCGCTTCGACCGCTTTGATCGCAACGAGGGTCGGCAGGGCAGAGATGACAGGGGCAGCCAGACCCGCCTCACCAAGAGGAGCTTCAGCAGAGAGTCCCAGGACCGTGGCAGCAGGGGCCGAGACAGCCGGGATGCTAACGAGCCTGTGCGTCGCGTGGCCAGCATGACCGACAGCAGGGACCGGGGCAGCAGGGACCGGGGCAGCAGGGACCGGGGCAGCGCTGACAGAAGGCCCGGCAAAGAGCTCGCAG TTAAGGGAGAGAATGCCCCtactcccccccctcccaaacctgccatgacagaggaggaggtagagaAGAAGGCCAAAGCCATCATTGAGGAATACCTCCACATCAACGACTCAAAG GAGGCGCTCCAGTGCGTCACGGAGCTCAACAGTGCCTCCCAGCTCTTCGTGTTCGTCCGGTGTGGCGTCGAGTCGACCCTGGAGCGCAGCACTCTGGCCAGAGAGCATATGGGGAGGTTATTGCACAACCTAGTAAAGGACGGCATACTGGCCACACAGCAGTACTACAGAGG GCTAGAAGAGactctggaggctgcagaggacaTCGCCATCGACATCCCTCATATCTGGCTCTATCTGGCAGAGCTCATTACCCCCATGCTGCACGAGGGCGGCATCCCCATGGGACAGCTCTTCAG GGAGATCTCTAAACCTCTTGTGCCTCTGGGGAAAGCCGCAGTGCTGCTCGTGAAGATCCTCAAGTTGCTCTGCAAAGGGATG ACTCCAAAGAAGGTTGGAGCCATGTGGGTCGGTGCTGGGCTGAACTGGAACGACTTCTTGCCTGAGGATCAAGACATGAACAAGTTTGTGACCGAGCAG GAGGTGGAGTTCACTCTGGGAGAAGAGACCGAGTCAGCAGAGGTTGGGAAGAAGGTCCTTAgtggagcagagctgagcaAGGAGCTGGACCAACTCCTGGAGGACGACGCCAGCAACCAACGGATCACCGACTGGGTGGAG GCCAACTTGGACGAAGCACAAGTGGCCTCCAACCAGTTCATCCGGGCCCTGATGACGTGCGTGTGTCAGTCTGCCATCGTCT GTGTCAACACGTACAAGGTCAACGCCCAGCAGATCAACAAGAGAGCCGCTCTGCTGCAGAAGCACCTGTGTGATGAGCAGAAGGAGCTTCAGGCCCTGTTTGCTCTCCAGGCTCTCATGGTGCACATGGAGCAGCCGGCGA ACCTGCTCCGGATGTTCTTCGACGCCTTGTACGACGAGGACGTCATCAAGGAAGAAGCTTTCTACAAGTGGGAGTCCAGCAAAGaccctgcagagcaaacaggaaaaGGTGTGGCCCTCAAATCAGTCACCGCCTTCTTCACCTGGCTGCGCGAGGCCGAGGACGAGTCGGACAAGGAGTAA
- the LOC115248057 gene encoding eukaryotic translation initiation factor 4 gamma 1-like isoform X1 yields MNKPPQPITGPSSVPNPAPSPGLTQTAYGPGQPTSLVFATPPPPQMSSAPQPRQFAAGPRTLHQQGGYRALQNYYQNRPAMPSAAPRVQTSNGPRPVGPAHVYPSSSQMMMISQQQLSFAGSPQGYFLPGQYRAPFMPPTQQYPVTSGTASFYPGTSPAEYPPYDPSLAARERRGGGGRGSGRENGRLSLHGAPLTSQRYPAGAYYPAQPQYSPSVQPAPVMISPAQQQQQAPPPQQPPAQPQGPPKRERKPIRIRDPNQGGRDITEEIMSGGRSATTPTPPQAAASDVSPAHINGESTHPVTMATRRDEAVEHHVGAENPPPPPTENPEDLLEANQDAEPPHAPPPELAAHPLADAAEVPPPLMKDEQATPSLPPPTAAATPPPEAESQVEAKVSDTVDAPVVPSESLAKKEAPVKMEELDSSSDEKTPEKDESRLEEVKKVEEDVVPSKVGVAVEDAALVNPVNVAKEETTAEQPEAQQPEAQQPEAQQPEAQQPEAQQPEAQQPEAQQPEAQQPEAQQLAAQVPVQQVPVQQVPVQQVPVQQAAQQPAAQQPAAQQPAAQPSELPPSEHEPAAPQNQSATLSPELEPEPTLVEAPELPLANGLPRDTEELPELSFSDTTPLEKPDAHSQEPAPVAQTATQEEAVKEEDGLKPSRDDPPAAVCPPTEEPTTMQPATSVPKKRKNMKELNKKEAIGDLLDAFTEEQIKPAAEALSTQASPVLDAQEESSPSEAADETWEEKEDKHSGESDGPKPAPDPAGQKHQSKEEEKSNDQDDKKRYNRDFLLGRQFLGVSMHRPEGLPSISDVVLDKVNKTPLRPADPARLMNVGPDFTPSYLGNLGSRSVGGPRGPPPGPRRSQQGQRKEPRKIISSMSLNDDVQLSKAENAWKPSSKKSARSRAAEDAEEDGLEQSRTHEVLKQLRSILNKLTPQKFQALIQQVKELKIDTEDRLKGAIDLIFEKAILEPNFSVAYANMCRCLIGLRVNTEKPGATVNFRKLLLNRCQKEFERDQDDDEIFERKQKELDAAKAGDERDRLKAELDEAKDQARRRSLGNIKFIGELFKLKMLTEAIMHDCVVKLLKNHDEESLECLCRLLSTIGKDLDFEKAKPRMDQYFNQMDKIIKERKTSSRIRFMLQDVLDLRKNNWVPRRADQGPKTIDQIHKEAEMEEQREQIKVQQQLLSKKDGGGRMGGGMGGRGPHAQGGGRTSQPQDEGWNTVPISKNRPIDATRFSKITKPGAVDVNNQLLAPGGKGTWGSWGKGSSGGSGAKPASGEQDSNRPATSTLNRFSALQQSGSLLSSADSDRRAPPHRSSSSRERDRVDRDRFDRFDRNEGRQGRDDRGSQTRLTKRSFSRESQDRGSRGRDSRDANEPVRRVASMTDSRDRGSRDRGSRDRGSADRRPGKELAVKGENAPTPPPPKPAMTEEEVEKKAKAIIEEYLHINDSKEALQCVTELNSASQLFVFVRCGVESTLERSTLAREHMGRLLHNLVKDGILATQQYYRGLEETLEAAEDIAIDIPHIWLYLAELITPMLHEGGIPMGQLFREISKPLVPLGKAAVLLVKILKLLCKGMTPKKVGAMWVGAGLNWNDFLPEDQDMNKFVTEQEVEFTLGEETESAEVGKKVLSGAELSKELDQLLEDDASNQRITDWVEANLDEAQVASNQFIRALMTCVCQSAIVCVNTYKVNAQQINKRAALLQKHLCDEQKELQALFALQALMVHMEQPANLLRMFFDALYDEDVIKEEAFYKWESSKDPAEQTGKGVALKSVTAFFTWLREAEDESDKE; encoded by the exons ATGAATAAACCACCACAGCCTATAACAGGACCTTCCTCTGTCCCTAACCCTGCCCCGTCCCCAGGACTGACGCAG ACAGCCTACGGTCCTGGCCAACCCACTTCTCTAGTTTTTGCCaccccaccacctccacagaTGAGCTCGGCACCACAGCCACGACAG TTTGCTGCAGGGCCTCGTACGTTACACCAACAG GGTGGATACAGAGCATTACAG AATTACTACCAGAACCGACCAGCGATGCCCAGCGCTGCTCCGAGGGTCCAAACCAGTAATGGCCCGCGGCCTGTTGGTCCCGCCCACGTCTACCCCTCCAGCTcccagatgatgatgatctcccagcagcagctgtctttTGCTGGATCTCCTCAGGGCTACTTCCTCCCTGGGCAG TACCGGGCCCCCTTTATGCCCCCGACTCAGCAGTATCCTGTGACCAGCGGCACCGCCAGCTTCTATCCAGGAACCAGCCCTGCGGAATACCCTCCCTATG ATCCCTCTCTTGCTGCGAGGGAGAGgcggggtggtggggggagagggagtGGGCGAGAGAACGGCCGTCTCTCTctccacggcgctcctctcacCTCCCAGCGCTACCCTG CCGGAGCGTACTACCCCGCACAGCCGCAGTACTCTCCGTCTGTCCAGCCGGCGCCGGTCATGATCAGCCCCgcccagcaacagcaacaagcCCCGCCTCCCCAGCAACCACCAGCACAGCCACAGGGCCCCCCAAAGAGGGAGCGCAAACCG ATAAGAATACGAGACCCCAACCAGGGGGGGCGTGACATTACCGAGGAGATCATGTCGGGTGGGAGGTCCGCGACCACACCCACTCCTCCACAG GCCGCTGCCTCAGATGTAAGTCCTGCACACATCAATGGGGAAAGTACACATCCTGTTACTATGGCGACAAGAAGAG ATGAAGCTGTGGAGCATCACGTCGGTGCTgaaaacccaccacctccacccacagAAAACCCAGAAGATCTGCTGGAGGCCAATCAGGACGCAGAGCCTCCACATGCGCCGCCTCCCGAGTTGGCTGCCCATCCTTTAGCAGATGCTGCTGAGGTGCCTCCTCCGTTGATGAAGGATGAGCAGGCCacgccctccctccccccacccacagCCGCTGctacacctcctcctgaggCGGAGAGCCAAGTGGAGGCTAAAGTTAGTGACACTGTCGACGCTCCCGTTGTCCCTTCTGAATCACTAGCAAAGAAAGAAGCGCCCGTTAAAATGGAAGAGCTCGATTCCAGCTCTGATGAGAAGACACCAGAAAAGGATGAAAGCAGActggaggaagtgaagaaagtggaggaggacgtggtcCCTTCAAAGGTAGGAGTGGCTGTGGAGGATGCAGCGCTGGTTAACCCCGTTAACGTGGCAAAGGAAGAGACCACTGCTGAGCAGCCAGAAGCCCAGCAGCCAGAAGCCCAGCAGCCAGAAGCCCAGCAGCCAGAAGCCCAGCAGCCAGAAGCCCAGCAGCCAGAAGCCCAGCAGCCAGAGGCCCAGCAGCCAGAGGCCCAGCAGCCAGAGGCCCAGCAGCTGGCGGCCCAGGTTCCTGTTCAGCAGGTTCCTGTTCAGCAGGTTCCTGTTCAGCAGGTTCCTGTTCAGCAGGCGGCCCAGCAGCCGGCGGCCCAGCAGCCGGCGGCCCAGCAGCCGGCGGCCCAGCCCTCCGAGCTCCCACCCTCGGAACAtgaacctgctgctccacagaaCCAGAGCGCCACCCTCAGCCCCGAACTTGAACCTGAACCCACATTGGTTGAAGCCCCAGAGCTGCCCCTTGCCAACGGCCTCCCCAGGGACACCGAGGAACTCCCTGAGTTGTCGTTTTCAGACACTACACCTCTGGAGAAGCCTGACGCTCACTCTCAGGAACCTGCACCTGTGGCTCAAACAGCAACTCAGGAGGAGGCGGTGAAGGAGGAAGACGGCCTGAAGCCGAGTAGGGACGACCCTCCAGCCGCTGTTTGCCCCCCAACAGAAGAACCTACTACTATGCAAC CTGCTACGTCTGTgccaaagaagaggaaaaacatgaaggAGCTGAACAAGAAGGAGGCCATTGGAGACCTCCTGGATGCCTTCACAGAG GAGCAGATCAAACCTGCTGCTGAAGCGTTATCCACTCAGGCCAGCCCCGTCCTTGATGCTCAGGAGGAATCATCTCCCTCGGAGGCTGCAGATGAGACctgggaagagaaggaagacaaacacagtgGTGAATCTGATGGGCCTAAACCTGCCCCTGACCCAGCTGGGCAGAAACACCAGTCCAAAGAAG AAGAAAAGTCAAATGACCAAGACGACAAGAAGCGCTACAACAGGGACTTCCTCCTGGGGCGCCAGTTTCTCGGGGTCAGTATGCACAGACCCGAAGGCCTGCCGTCCATCAGCGACGTGGTCCTGGACAAG GTGAACAAGACTCCGCTGCGTCCCGCTGACCCGGCAAGACTGATGAACGTTGGGCCGGATTTTACGCCCTCGTACTTGGGGAACCTCGGGAGCCGATCAGTGGGAGGACCTCGAGGGCCA CCACCGGGGCCGCGGCGCTCTCAGCAAGGTCAGAGGAAAGAGCCGAGGAAAATCATCAGCAGCATGTCCCTGAATGATGACGTGCAACTCAGCAAAGCAGAGAACGCCTGGAAACCCTCCAGCAAGAAGTCGGCACGCAGCCGTGCTGCTGAAGACGCCGAGGAGGATGGCCTGGAACAGTCCAGGACCCACGAGGTGCTGAAGCAGCTTCGTAGTATCCTCAACAAACTGACACCTCAGAAGTTCCAGGCGCTGATACAGCAGGTGAAAGAGCTGAAGATCGACACGGAGGACAGGCTGAAGGGAGCCATTGACCTCATCTTTGAGAAGGCCATTTTGGAGCCCAACTTCTCCGTGGCGTATGCCAACATGTGCCGCTGCCTTATTGGA TTGAGAGTGAACACAGAGAAGCCCGGAGCTACTGTGAACTTCCGCAAACTGCTACTTAACCGCTGCCAGAAAGAGTTTGAGAGGGACCAAGATGATGACGAGATCTTTGAGAGAAAGCAGAAAGAGTTGGATGCTGCCAAAGCT GGAGATGAACGGGATCGGTTGAAGGCGGAGCTGGACGAGGCCAAAGACCAGGCGCGCCGTCGCTCGCTCGGCAACATCAAGTTCATAGGCGAACTTTTCAAGCTGAAGATGTTGACGGAGGCCATTATGCACGACTGTGTGGTAAAACTACTGAAGAACCATGACGAAGAGTCTCTGGAGTGCCTCTGCAGGCTGCTCTCCACCATTGGCAAAGATCTAGACTTTGAGAAGGCCAAG CCTCGGATGGATCAATACTTTAATCAGATGGACAAAATCATCAAAGAGAGAAAGACTTCTTCCAGAATCCGCTTCATGCTACAAGATGTGTTGGACCTCAGGAAG AATAACTGGGTGCCTCGACGAGCAGACCAAGGTCCCAAAACCATCGACCAGATTCACAAGGAGGCTGaaatggaggagcagagggagcaaaTCAAAgtccaacagcagctcctgtCCAAGAAGGACGGAGGAGGCAGGATGGGAGGGGGCATGGGAGGCCGGGGTCCTCATGCACAAGGAGGGGGCAGGACCAGCCAGCCTCAGGATGAAGGATGGAACACAGTGCCTATCTCCAAGAACAGACCTATTGATGCCACACGCTTTAGTAAAATCACCAAG CCGGGCGCCGTAGATGTCAACAATCAACTCTTGGCACCGGGGGGCAAAGGCACCTGGGGTAGCTGGGGCAAAGGCAGCAGCGGAGGAAGTGGAGCGAAGCCAGCAAGTGGTGAACAAG ATTCCAATCGGCCGGCGACCAGCACCCTGAACCGCTTCTCTGCTCTGCAACAATCGGGTTCGTTGTTATCGTCAGCCGACTCTGATCGGCgagctcctcctcacag ATCCAGCTCCAGCCGTGAGCGGGACCGAGTTGACAGGGATCGCTTCGACCGCTTTGATCGCAACGAGGGTCGGCAGGGCAGAGATGACAGGGGCAGCCAGACCCGCCTCACCAAGAGGAGCTTCAGCAGAGAGTCCCAGGACCGTGGCAGCAGGGGCCGAGACAGCCGGGATGCTAACGAGCCTGTGCGTCGCGTGGCCAGCATGACCGACAGCAGGGACCGGGGCAGCAGGGACCGGGGCAGCAGGGACCGGGGCAGCGCTGACAGAAGGCCCGGCAAAGAGCTCGCAG TTAAGGGAGAGAATGCCCCtactcccccccctcccaaacctgccatgacagaggaggaggtagagaAGAAGGCCAAAGCCATCATTGAGGAATACCTCCACATCAACGACTCAAAG GAGGCGCTCCAGTGCGTCACGGAGCTCAACAGTGCCTCCCAGCTCTTCGTGTTCGTCCGGTGTGGCGTCGAGTCGACCCTGGAGCGCAGCACTCTGGCCAGAGAGCATATGGGGAGGTTATTGCACAACCTAGTAAAGGACGGCATACTGGCCACACAGCAGTACTACAGAGG GCTAGAAGAGactctggaggctgcagaggacaTCGCCATCGACATCCCTCATATCTGGCTCTATCTGGCAGAGCTCATTACCCCCATGCTGCACGAGGGCGGCATCCCCATGGGACAGCTCTTCAG GGAGATCTCTAAACCTCTTGTGCCTCTGGGGAAAGCCGCAGTGCTGCTCGTGAAGATCCTCAAGTTGCTCTGCAAAGGGATG ACTCCAAAGAAGGTTGGAGCCATGTGGGTCGGTGCTGGGCTGAACTGGAACGACTTCTTGCCTGAGGATCAAGACATGAACAAGTTTGTGACCGAGCAG GAGGTGGAGTTCACTCTGGGAGAAGAGACCGAGTCAGCAGAGGTTGGGAAGAAGGTCCTTAgtggagcagagctgagcaAGGAGCTGGACCAACTCCTGGAGGACGACGCCAGCAACCAACGGATCACCGACTGGGTGGAG GCCAACTTGGACGAAGCACAAGTGGCCTCCAACCAGTTCATCCGGGCCCTGATGACGTGCGTGTGTCAGTCTGCCATCGTCT GTGTCAACACGTACAAGGTCAACGCCCAGCAGATCAACAAGAGAGCCGCTCTGCTGCAGAAGCACCTGTGTGATGAGCAGAAGGAGCTTCAGGCCCTGTTTGCTCTCCAGGCTCTCATGGTGCACATGGAGCAGCCGGCGA ACCTGCTCCGGATGTTCTTCGACGCCTTGTACGACGAGGACGTCATCAAGGAAGAAGCTTTCTACAAGTGGGAGTCCAGCAAAGaccctgcagagcaaacaggaaaaGGTGTGGCCCTCAAATCAGTCACCGCCTTCTTCACCTGGCTGCGCGAGGCCGAGGACGAGTCGGACAAGGAGTAA